One genomic window of Paraburkholderia acidiphila includes the following:
- the pheT gene encoding phenylalanine--tRNA ligase subunit beta, producing MLFPESWLRSFVDPKLTTDELAHALTMAGLEVEGLSPAAPPTTKIVVGRVLEVVKHPDADKLNVTQVDAGTGATLQIVCGAPNVAPGIKVPVALVGAELPPAEEGGKPFAIKLSKLRGVESQGMLCSARELKLSEDHSGLMILPEDTPIGQDIREALNLDDTIFEIKLTPNKADCLSVYGIARETAAITGAPLQAPVYPKVEVKLDEKLPVKISAPDLCGRFSGRVIRGVNAHAKTPMWMVERLERSGQRSISALVDISNYVMLELGRPSHVFDLDKIHGSMDVRWGKKGESLKLLNGNTVEVDETVGVIADDREIESLAGIMGGDSTAVTLDTTNIYLEAAFWWPDSIRGRSRRYNFSTDAGHRFERGVDWSTTVEHIERITQLILDICGGEAGPIDDQTVNVPKREPVTMRVARANRIIGVKISADEIAQIFTRLGLTFARSADNAGDETFSVTPPAYRFDIEIEEDLIEEVARIYGVEKIPALPPVARSEMRATHETRRSIHAIRHALAARDYAETINFSFVDAEWEQDFAGNANPVKLLNPIASQLSVMRTTLFGSLINVLRHNLNRRADRVRVFEAGRVFLNDPSIKAGEMAVEGFAQPKMIGALAYGPALEEQWGAQTRGVDFFDVKGDLEALFASLGAAKAPRFVKAEHPALHPGRSARIEVEGKSVGWIGELHPRWMQKYDLPHAPMLFEIEADALMARELPTPTEVSKFPPVRRDIALVVDQKIEVQALLDELQKGMQDEACRIVQRVALFDEFRAKSNTSGLGADEKSLAFRVTLQDTGGTLQDETVDAAIKSLVDRLARVYGARLRG from the coding sequence CGAATCCTGGCTGAGAAGCTTTGTCGATCCGAAGCTCACGACCGATGAACTCGCCCACGCGCTTACGATGGCCGGCCTCGAAGTCGAAGGCCTGAGCCCGGCCGCGCCGCCCACCACGAAGATCGTCGTGGGCCGCGTGCTCGAAGTCGTGAAGCACCCGGACGCGGACAAGCTCAACGTCACGCAGGTCGACGCCGGCACCGGCGCGACGCTGCAGATCGTGTGCGGCGCACCCAATGTTGCGCCCGGCATCAAGGTGCCGGTGGCGCTCGTGGGTGCCGAACTGCCGCCCGCGGAAGAGGGCGGCAAGCCCTTCGCGATCAAGCTCTCGAAGCTGCGCGGCGTCGAAAGCCAGGGCATGTTGTGCTCGGCACGCGAACTCAAGCTTTCGGAAGACCACAGCGGTCTGATGATCCTGCCGGAAGACACGCCGATCGGCCAGGACATCCGCGAAGCGCTGAACCTCGACGACACCATCTTCGAAATCAAGCTCACGCCGAACAAGGCCGATTGCCTTTCGGTGTACGGCATCGCGCGCGAAACGGCTGCGATCACCGGCGCGCCGTTGCAGGCACCCGTGTATCCGAAGGTCGAAGTGAAGCTCGACGAAAAGCTGCCCGTGAAGATCTCGGCGCCGGACCTGTGCGGCCGCTTCTCGGGCCGCGTGATCCGCGGCGTGAACGCGCACGCGAAAACGCCGATGTGGATGGTCGAGCGCCTCGAACGCTCGGGCCAGCGCAGCATCTCGGCGCTCGTCGACATTTCCAACTATGTGATGCTCGAACTGGGCCGTCCGTCGCACGTGTTCGATCTCGACAAGATCCACGGTTCGATGGACGTGCGCTGGGGCAAGAAGGGCGAATCGCTCAAGCTGCTCAATGGCAACACCGTCGAAGTCGATGAAACCGTGGGCGTGATCGCCGACGACCGCGAGATCGAAAGCCTCGCGGGCATCATGGGCGGCGACAGCACGGCCGTCACGCTCGACACCACGAACATCTATCTCGAAGCCGCATTCTGGTGGCCGGACAGCATTCGTGGCCGCTCGCGCCGCTACAACTTCTCGACCGATGCAGGCCATCGTTTCGAGCGCGGCGTGGATTGGTCGACGACCGTCGAGCACATCGAGCGCATCACGCAACTGATCCTCGACATCTGCGGCGGGGAAGCCGGCCCGATCGACGATCAAACGGTGAACGTGCCCAAGCGCGAGCCGGTGACGATGCGTGTGGCACGCGCGAACCGCATCATCGGCGTGAAGATCAGTGCCGATGAGATCGCGCAAATCTTCACGCGCCTCGGCCTCACGTTCGCGCGTAGCGCGGACAATGCGGGCGACGAGACCTTCAGCGTGACGCCGCCGGCGTACCGTTTCGACATCGAGATCGAAGAAGACTTGATCGAAGAAGTCGCGCGTATCTACGGCGTCGAAAAGATTCCCGCGCTGCCGCCGGTGGCACGCAGCGAAATGCGCGCGACCCACGAAACGCGCCGCTCGATCCACGCCATTCGTCACGCGCTCGCGGCGCGCGATTACGCCGAGACGATCAACTTCAGCTTCGTCGACGCCGAGTGGGAGCAGGACTTCGCCGGTAACGCGAATCCCGTGAAGCTGCTGAACCCGATCGCGAGCCAGCTCTCGGTCATGCGCACGACGCTGTTCGGAAGCCTCATCAACGTGCTGCGCCACAACCTCAACCGCCGCGCCGACCGTGTGCGCGTGTTCGAAGCGGGCCGCGTGTTCCTGAACGATCCGTCGATCAAGGCCGGCGAGATGGCAGTGGAAGGTTTCGCGCAACCGAAGATGATCGGCGCACTCGCCTACGGTCCCGCGCTCGAAGAGCAGTGGGGCGCGCAGACGCGCGGCGTCGACTTCTTCGACGTGAAGGGCGATCTCGAAGCGCTGTTCGCATCGCTTGGCGCGGCCAAGGCGCCGCGTTTCGTGAAGGCCGAGCACCCCGCGCTGCACCCGGGACGTAGCGCGCGCATCGAAGTCGAGGGCAAGTCCGTGGGCTGGATTGGCGAGCTGCATCCGCGCTGGATGCAGAAGTACGACCTGCCGCACGCACCGATGCTCTTCGAGATCGAGGCCGACGCACTGATGGCGCGCGAGCTGCCCACGCCTACCGAAGTCTCGAAGTTCCCGCCGGTCCGTCGCGACATCGCGCTTGTTGTCGATCAAAAGATCGAGGTGCAAGCGCTGCTCGACGAGCTCCAGAAGGGTATGCAAGACGAGGCTTGCCGGATTGTGCAGAGGGTTGCGCTTTTCGATGAATTTCGTGCAAAATCAAATACTTCCGGACTTGGCGCGGACGAGAAAAGCCTTGCCTTCCGGGTGACCCTGCAAGATACTGGCGGAACCCTTCAGGACGAAACGGTCGATGCGGCCATCAAGTCCCTGGTGGATCGCCTGGCTCGAGTGTATGGCGCCCGGTTGCGCGGATAA
- a CDS encoding integration host factor subunit alpha has product MNEMNSSDFEALLAAQRSAMIRDIPASSASATNDTPTLTKAELAELLFDNVGLNKREAKDMVEAFFEVIRDALESGDSVKLSGFGNFQLRDKPQRPGRNPKTGEAIPIAARRVVTFHASQKLKALVESGAEASFPR; this is encoded by the coding sequence ATGAACGAAATGAACTCGAGTGATTTCGAAGCCCTTCTTGCGGCACAGCGTAGCGCCATGATTCGCGACATTCCTGCCTCGTCGGCAAGCGCCACGAACGACACGCCCACGCTGACCAAAGCCGAACTCGCAGAGCTGCTGTTCGACAACGTGGGCCTCAACAAGCGCGAAGCGAAAGACATGGTCGAAGCCTTCTTCGAAGTGATTCGCGATGCGCTGGAAAGCGGCGACAGCGTGAAGCTGTCCGGCTTCGGCAATTTCCAGTTGCGCGACAAGCCGCAGCGCCCCGGCCGTAATCCGAAAACAGGCGAAGCGATACCCATCGCGGCGCGTCGCGTGGTGACGTTCCATGCGAGCCAGAAACTCAAGGCGCTCGTGGAGAGCGGCGCCGAAGCAAGCTTCCCGCGTTGA